The proteins below are encoded in one region of Phaseolus vulgaris cultivar G19833 chromosome 1, P. vulgaris v2.0, whole genome shotgun sequence:
- the LOC137815335 gene encoding transcription factor bHLH52-like produces MALSKFFNWNTLQLSDSETSTFNEAMPEEVAPNIQHLFPYSDESLFLSNTLFENYIDPNAAFIYPSEIQSPFDPFISLPHHHIFPTHEDYNHFPSSKRQKLCWEEEQHELTTPTIDEFGNCYSFQSEETQQKQQLFCMDAQCEENGKERTISPQSVAARERRRKITNKTQELGRLVPGGTKMNTADMLNAAAKYVKFLQAQVGMLELMNSLEQEDEDEAAPPSEILHALVVSPFVQEKLYVGEKCFLPKETVTTLTNLEDIQSIPTMLEELQQHIGIDLNKPKQE; encoded by the exons ATGGCACTAAGCAAGTTTTTCAACTGGAACACTCTTCAACTTTCCGATTCAGAAACCAGCACCTTTAACGAAGCAATGCCAGAAGAAGTGGCACCAAATATCCAGCACTTGTTTCCCTACTCTGATGAAAGCCTTTTCCTTTCAAATACCCTTTTTGAAAACTACATTGACCCAAATGCTGCTTTTATCTATCCTTCAGAGATTCAGTCTCCTTTTGATCCTTTCATTTCACTCCCTCATCACCACATCTTCCCAACTCATGAAGATTACAACCATTTTCCCTCCTCAAAACGCCAAAAGCTCTGCTGGGAGGAAGAACAACATGAGCTTACAACACCAACAATAGATGAGTTTGGTAATTGTTACTCTTTTCAATCTGAAGAGACACAACAGAAGCAGCAATTATTTTGCATGGATGCTCAGTGTGAGGAGAATGGTAAGGAAAGAACCATATCTCCACAAAGCGTTGCCgcaagagaaagaagaagaaagatcACGAATAAGACTCAAGAGCTTGGTAGGTTGGTTCCTGGTGGAACAAAAATGAACACAGCTGATATGCTTAATGCAGCTGCAAAGTATGTTAAGTTCCTTCAAGCCCAAGTTGGAATGCTTGAACTCATGAACTCACTCGAG caagaagatgaagatgaagctgcacCTCCTTCTGAAATTCTACATGCTTTGGTTGTTTCTCCCTTTGTTCAAGAGAAGTTGTATGTGGGAGAAAAGTGCTTTTTGCCAAAAGAAACTGTCACCACTTTGACAAATCTTGAAGATATTCAATCAATACCTACCATGCTTGAGGAACTTCAACAGCACATTGGAATAGACCTTAATAAACCAAAACAAGAATAA